A genomic window from Flavobacterium phycosphaerae includes:
- a CDS encoding DPP IV N-terminal domain-containing protein, protein MMNKKILLTFAFFIAVVSMQAQLKKISLDEAVMQQNRAFRADKLLGFQWIPNTNRYVYFADTFTKMMTANTKDSKASELITLTDINKELGTKLKNFAGVTFIDANTLLITDAANYYTYNVATKTGKLIQTTSEIGENPTFDANHANLAFTEKNNLYYYNSSKEKIAVTNETNEAIVSGQFIARNEFGINNGIFWSPKATFLAFYQKDQTDVADYPLLDINETPGKLENIKYPMIGQKSERPRVGIYNLATKKQLLLPQEAMLMII, encoded by the coding sequence ATGATGAACAAAAAAATACTTTTGACTTTCGCTTTCTTTATAGCTGTCGTTTCTATGCAGGCACAGCTGAAGAAAATCTCTTTAGACGAAGCTGTAATGCAGCAAAACAGGGCTTTCAGAGCAGATAAACTGTTAGGATTTCAATGGATTCCAAATACCAATCGCTATGTTTATTTTGCGGATACTTTCACCAAAATGATGACGGCTAACACCAAAGACAGCAAAGCCTCAGAACTAATTACGTTAACGGATATCAACAAAGAGTTAGGAACCAAACTTAAAAACTTTGCGGGAGTAACCTTCATTGATGCCAATACCCTTCTTATTACAGATGCGGCTAATTATTACACTTACAATGTGGCTACCAAAACAGGGAAGCTGATTCAAACCACTAGTGAAATTGGGGAAAACCCAACGTTTGACGCCAACCATGCCAATTTAGCCTTTACTGAAAAAAACAATTTATACTACTACAATAGCAGCAAAGAAAAGATAGCGGTTACCAATGAAACAAATGAAGCTATCGTTTCAGGACAATTTATCGCTCGTAATGAATTTGGTATTAACAACGGCATATTCTGGTCGCCAAAAGCCACTTTTTTAGCCTTTTACCAAAAAGACCAAACTGATGTAGCCGATTATCCTTTGTTGGATATCAACGAAACTCCGGGTAAATTAGAGAATATCAAATATCCTATGATTGGCCAAAAATCGGAAAGACCGAGAGTGGGCATTTACAATTTAGCCACCAAAAAACAGCTTTTATTACCCCAAGAGGCAATGTTGATGATTATTTGA
- a CDS encoding Crp/Fnr family transcriptional regulator, whose product MNKCEQCIVRQFSSLKALSKEELLKMADCKTSYTIKKGEPIFEEGEMTNGIYCVKDGVCKLSKLSSNGKDQIVKLVKPGELLGQRSMISDEPANLTAVALEDMEVCFIPKTEIMQFFNQNNNFSMNVMKSICGDLKEADVHMVDMAQKSVKERLAGTLIYLEETFGNETDGTLRLQLSREELAGMIGTATESCIRLLSELNKSNLIELVGKRIKIVDKNKLRRLAD is encoded by the coding sequence ATGAATAAGTGTGAGCAATGTATCGTAAGACAGTTTAGTTCGCTCAAAGCATTGAGCAAAGAAGAACTGCTCAAAATGGCGGACTGCAAAACTTCCTATACTATCAAAAAAGGCGAACCTATTTTTGAGGAAGGCGAAATGACCAACGGTATTTATTGCGTAAAAGACGGGGTTTGTAAACTTTCTAAACTAAGTTCTAACGGTAAAGACCAAATTGTAAAATTGGTTAAACCCGGCGAATTATTAGGGCAGCGTTCCATGATAAGCGATGAACCGGCTAACTTAACAGCCGTAGCTTTAGAAGATATGGAAGTTTGTTTTATTCCGAAAACGGAAATCATGCAGTTCTTCAATCAGAATAACAATTTTTCGATGAATGTGATGAAAAGCATTTGCGGTGATTTAAAAGAAGCTGACGTACACATGGTTGATATGGCTCAAAAAAGTGTGAAGGAACGTTTGGCCGGAACGCTGATTTATTTGGAAGAAACCTTTGGCAATGAAACCGATGGCACCTTGCGCCTGCAACTATCCCGCGAAGAATTGGCCGGAATGATTGGTACCGCCACCGAAAGTTGTATTCGTTTATTATCTGAACTCAACAAAAGTAACCTGATTGAATTGGTAGGCAAACGTATCAAAATTGTTGACAAAAATAAACTACGCCGTTTGGCCGATTAA